One genomic segment of Jaculus jaculus isolate mJacJac1 chromosome 2, mJacJac1.mat.Y.cur, whole genome shotgun sequence includes these proteins:
- the Lypd2 gene encoding ly6/PLAUR domain-containing protein 2 codes for MANVAEGLWLGSSEVALKCFTCHEPESVSNCVTIATCHENETMCKTTLYSLEVVFPFLGDSTVTKSCASKCEPSDVDGIGQTRPVSCCNSELCNVDGMASLHRPSGLALALTLTSLMGLLL; via the exons ATGGCTAATGTGGCTGAGGGTCTGTGG CTTGGGTCCAGTGAAG TGGCCTTGAAGTGCTTCACCTGTCATGAACCTGAGAGCGTGTCCAACTGTGTCACCATTGCTACATGTCATGAGAATGAAACCATGTGCAAGACCACGTTATACTCTCTGGAAGTGG TATTCCCTTTCCTGGGGGACTCCACCGTGACCAAGTCCTGTGCCAGCAAATGCGAGCCCTCGGACGTGGATGGCATCGGCCAAACGCGGCCAGTGTCCTGCTGCAACTCTGAGCTGTGCAATGTGGACGGAATGGCCTCCCTGCACCGTCCCTCCGGCCTAGCCCTCGCCCTGACGCTTACCTCACTCATGGGTCTCCTGCTCTAG
- the Lynx1 gene encoding ly-6/neurotoxin-like protein 1, with product MAPLHAVFLVALVGLPLAQALDCHVCAYNGDNCFNPMRCPAMAIYCMTTRTYFTPYRMKVSKSCVPSCFETVYDGYSKHASTTVCCQYDLCNGAGFAMPATWALAPILLATFWSLL from the exons ATGGCACCCCTGCACGCGGTGTTCCTGGTGGCCCTTGTGGGCCTGCCTCTGG CCCAAGCTCTGGACTGCCACGTGTGTGCCTACAATGGAGACAACTGCTTCAACCCCATGCGCTGTCCAGCCATGGCCATCTATTGCATGACCACACGTACTT ACTTCACCCCATACCGGATGAAAGTGAGCAAGTCATGTGTGCCCAGCTGCTTTGAGACAGTGTACGATGGCTACTCCAAGCATGCATCCACCACTGTGTGCTGCCAGTATGACCTCTGTAATGGGGCTGGCTTTGCCATGCCAGCAACCTGGGCCCTGGCCCCCATACTCCTGGCCACCTTCTGGAGTCTGCTATAA
- the Slurp1 gene encoding secreted Ly-6/uPAR-related protein 1, with amino-acid sequence MASCWAMRILLLAAWSTGWGEAFSCYTCEKPTPIHSCKNITQCSLVDTACKTTLEKVESEYPFNQSPMVTRSCSSSCLATDPDGIGDAHPVFCCFTDRCNKGHPGMATGL; translated from the exons ATGGCCTCCTGCTGGGCCATGCGGATTCTGCTCTTGGCAGCCTGGAGCACTGGCTGGG GTGAGGCATTCAGTTGTTACACATGTGAGAAGCCCACGCCCATTCATTCGTGCAAGAATATCACTCAGTGCAGTCTGGTGGACACGGCCTGCAAGACCACACTGGAGAAAGTGGAGTCTG AATATCCCTTCAACCAGAGCCCCATGGTGACCCGCTCCTGTTCAAGCTCCTGCCTGGCCACGGACCCCGATGGCATCGGGGATGCCCACCCTGTCTTCTGTTGTTTCACAGACCGGTGCAACAAAGGGCATCCAGGCATGGCAACAGGGCTGTAG
- the Slurp2 gene encoding secreted Ly-6/uPAR domain-containing protein 2 has translation MRLLFCLLLAVVLSLELAAVRGLRCHRCKGFGKCSHEASCPRDSSHCVIIATRAPISFTDLPLVTKMCYNGCPDVPSLGLGPHVSIVCCQYSLCNHN, from the exons ATGAGACTTCTCTTCTGCCTTCTGCTGGCTGTGGTCTTGAGCCTGGAGTTGG CTGCAGTCAGGGGTCTGCGCTGCCACCGGTGCAAAGGCTTCGGCAAGTGCTCCCATGAAGCCAGCTGCCCGAGGGATTCCTCCCACTGTGTCATCATTGCTACCC GGGCTCCCATCAGCTTCACAGACCTGCCGCTGGTGACCAAGATGTGTTACAATGGCTGTCCTGATGTCCCCAGCCTGGGCCTGGGTCCTCATGTGTCCATCGTTTGCTGCCAGTACAGTCTCTGCAACCACAACTGA